A genome region from Thermomonospora amylolytica includes the following:
- a CDS encoding transglutaminaseTgpA domain-containing protein: MMHIRLTVVAALATLLASLGLYPLFEGAGWAWSGLGAIIAVAAGGVLARRLRLPAAAAAPVTLATLLVYLTVRYAPGQALLAVVPTPGSVTRLAQLVSDGWAAANRYAAPVPRGAGIELLATLGVGTVAVLVDLLAVRLRRAAPAGLPLLALYSVPAAIREESLNWVAFALGAAGFLALLLADSREQVGAWGRPVHGRYGGGEGRRERPDARSLVVTGRRLGLAAVAIAVTVPTVVPGVHPRGPFDLGGGGEDGGSQTVTTPDPLVSLKRELTRLGDQVVLTYQTDDPSPDYLRLYALDRFDGDRWTYSPLRSTPDDRVAGRNLPAPPGLLTARTHAVTTRISVAENVRNMTFLPAPYAPSRVSIRGDWRVDRESLMLYSLRDDAGGRSYNVTSVRAEPTAGQLAGAGPAAADVLRRHLRLPGGIPQPVRELADEVTEGARSQYEQAMMLQRWFTAEGGFVYDLGAAAPRGTSDLVDFLMISKRGYCEQFAASMAMMARILGIPARVAMGYTRGSLGPDGRWVVRSRDAHAWPELYFEGAGWVRFEPTPAGGAGQSTATVPAHAQPEPEDDGQTANGGQSSATPSPTGGAAQPSAQPEARDRTDTGDTAQAGEIDAAEDDGPPVGWLSAGMLVLLLLATPMAARLVARRRRWAQALAPVAAGGPPPARGTGGRLAPPVAPGDAAGLAHAAWQELRDDAIDHGVDWRPGDSPRAAARRITESLGLAGPAVDALRRLATAEERARYAPVPAPPDTLREDLRIVHEAFGAAVDRRTRWRARLAPPSTLRSLRESGRRAVGTVDGLSVTRLRDLARRRLRRG, translated from the coding sequence ATGATGCACATCCGACTGACGGTCGTCGCCGCGCTGGCGACGCTGCTCGCCTCGCTGGGGCTGTACCCGCTGTTCGAGGGCGCCGGCTGGGCGTGGTCGGGGCTGGGCGCGATCATCGCGGTCGCGGCGGGCGGCGTGCTGGCCCGGCGGCTGCGGCTGCCGGCGGCGGCCGCCGCGCCGGTCACGCTGGCCACGCTGCTGGTGTACCTGACGGTGCGGTACGCCCCCGGGCAGGCCCTGCTGGCGGTGGTGCCGACCCCGGGGTCGGTGACGCGGCTGGCCCAGCTGGTGTCCGACGGGTGGGCGGCGGCCAACCGGTACGCGGCGCCGGTGCCGCGCGGCGCCGGGATCGAGCTGCTGGCGACGCTGGGCGTCGGGACGGTGGCGGTGCTGGTGGACCTGCTGGCGGTGCGGCTGCGGCGCGCCGCCCCGGCGGGGCTGCCGCTGCTGGCGCTGTACAGCGTCCCGGCCGCGATCCGCGAGGAGAGCCTGAACTGGGTGGCGTTCGCGCTGGGCGCGGCCGGATTCCTGGCCCTGCTGCTGGCCGACTCGCGGGAGCAGGTGGGCGCCTGGGGACGTCCGGTGCACGGCCGGTACGGCGGCGGGGAGGGCCGGCGGGAACGGCCGGACGCGCGCTCGCTGGTGGTCACCGGGCGGCGGCTGGGGCTGGCGGCGGTGGCGATCGCGGTGACCGTGCCCACGGTGGTGCCGGGGGTGCATCCGCGCGGGCCGTTCGACCTGGGCGGGGGCGGCGAGGACGGCGGCTCGCAGACGGTGACCACCCCGGATCCGCTGGTCAGCCTGAAGCGGGAGCTGACCCGGCTGGGCGACCAGGTGGTGCTGACCTACCAGACCGACGACCCGTCCCCGGACTACCTGCGGCTGTACGCGCTGGACCGGTTCGACGGGGACCGCTGGACCTACAGCCCGCTGCGCAGCACCCCGGACGACCGGGTGGCCGGCCGCAACCTGCCCGCGCCGCCCGGGCTGCTGACCGCCCGCACCCATGCGGTCACCACCCGGATCTCGGTGGCCGAGAACGTGCGGAACATGACGTTCCTGCCCGCTCCGTACGCCCCGTCGCGGGTGTCGATCAGGGGCGACTGGCGGGTGGACCGCGAGTCGCTGATGCTCTACTCGCTGCGCGACGACGCCGGGGGCCGCTCCTACAACGTCACCAGCGTGCGCGCCGAGCCCACCGCCGGCCAGCTCGCCGGGGCCGGGCCGGCCGCCGCCGACGTGCTGCGGCGGCATCTGCGGCTGCCGGGCGGCATCCCGCAGCCGGTCCGCGAGCTGGCCGACGAGGTGACCGAGGGCGCCAGGTCGCAGTACGAGCAGGCGATGATGCTGCAGCGGTGGTTCACCGCCGAGGGCGGGTTCGTCTACGACCTGGGCGCCGCCGCCCCGCGCGGGACCTCCGACCTGGTCGACTTCCTGATGATCAGCAAGCGGGGCTACTGCGAGCAGTTCGCCGCCTCGATGGCGATGATGGCCCGGATCCTGGGCATCCCGGCCCGGGTCGCCATGGGCTACACCCGTGGGTCGCTGGGGCCGGACGGCCGGTGGGTGGTGCGGTCCCGCGACGCGCACGCCTGGCCGGAGCTGTACTTCGAGGGGGCGGGCTGGGTGCGGTTCGAGCCGACCCCGGCCGGCGGCGCCGGGCAGAGCACCGCGACCGTTCCCGCGCACGCGCAGCCGGAGCCGGAGGACGACGGGCAGACGGCGAACGGCGGGCAGAGCTCGGCGACCCCGTCTCCGACCGGCGGGGCGGCGCAGCCGTCGGCGCAGCCGGAGGCCCGGGACCGTACCGACACCGGCGACACGGCGCAGGCCGGGGAGATCGACGCGGCGGAGGACGACGGTCCTCCCGTGGGCTGGCTGTCGGCGGGGATGCTGGTGCTGCTGCTCCTGGCGACGCCCATGGCGGCCCGGCTGGTGGCCCGGCGGCGGCGCTGGGCGCAGGCCCTGGCCCCCGTCGCGGCCGGCGGCCCGCCCCCCGCGCGCGGGACCGGCGGCCGTCTCGCGCCGCCGGTCGCGCCGGGCGACGCGGCCGGGCTGGCCCACGCCGCCTGGCAGGAGCTGCGCGACGACGCGATCGACCACGGCGTGGACTGGCGTCCCGGCGACAGCCCGCGCGCCGCCGCCCGCCGCATCACCGAGTCCCTCGGGCTGGCGGGCCCGGCGGTGGACGCGCTGCGGCGCCTGGCCACCGCGGAGGAACGCGCCCGCTACGCCCCCGTTC
- a CDS encoding DUF58 domain-containing protein, translating into MNRTLGGLTTRGRSFVAAGVTAIVCAFVLGERDLLRAGMLVLALPLLSAVVVARTRYRLACARRLDPPRLPVGQEARVELRLENVSWLPSGLLMVEDRVPYALGGRARFVIDQIESHEARELGYRVRADVRGRYRVGPLTVRLTDPFGLVELVRSFSMTDRLTVTPRIVALPAGRLTGGWTGGGDSLARTVASAGEDDVAPREYRHGDDLRRVHWRSTARRGELMVRREEQHWQSSGTLFLDTRRRVHAGDGPASGFEQAVSVAASVGVHLTGAGMGLRLVTDAGAALPASASFHNALLDHLAVARPSSARSLTPGLAELGAGRESEGLVVAVLGALDPQEARTLAAVRRGTATYVAILVDPLGGAETRRTAGLLRTAGWRVVTVRSAAELAAAWTAADQAAEESVRGARGGGR; encoded by the coding sequence GTGAACAGAACGCTGGGCGGTCTCACCACCCGCGGACGGTCGTTCGTCGCCGCCGGGGTGACCGCCATCGTGTGCGCGTTCGTGCTGGGCGAGCGGGATCTGCTGCGCGCCGGGATGCTGGTGCTGGCGCTGCCGCTGCTGTCGGCGGTGGTGGTCGCGCGCACCCGGTACCGGCTGGCCTGCGCGCGCCGGCTGGACCCGCCGCGGCTGCCGGTCGGCCAGGAGGCCCGGGTGGAGCTGCGGCTGGAGAACGTGTCCTGGCTGCCCAGCGGACTGCTGATGGTCGAGGACCGGGTGCCGTACGCCCTGGGCGGGCGGGCCCGCTTCGTGATCGACCAGATCGAGTCGCACGAGGCCCGCGAGCTGGGCTACCGGGTCCGCGCGGACGTGCGCGGCCGGTACCGGGTGGGGCCGCTGACGGTGCGGCTGACCGACCCGTTCGGGCTGGTGGAGCTGGTCCGCTCGTTCAGCATGACGGACCGGCTGACGGTCACCCCGCGGATCGTGGCGCTGCCGGCCGGGCGGCTGACCGGCGGGTGGACCGGCGGCGGGGACAGCCTGGCCCGCACGGTGGCCAGCGCCGGGGAGGACGACGTGGCGCCGCGGGAATACCGGCACGGCGACGACCTGCGGCGGGTGCACTGGCGGTCCACCGCCCGGCGCGGCGAGCTGATGGTGCGCCGCGAGGAGCAGCACTGGCAGAGCAGCGGCACGCTGTTCCTGGACACCCGGCGCCGCGTGCACGCCGGGGACGGCCCGGCCTCGGGGTTCGAGCAGGCGGTGTCGGTCGCCGCGTCGGTGGGGGTGCACCTGACCGGGGCGGGCATGGGGCTGCGGCTGGTCACCGACGCCGGGGCGGCGCTGCCGGCGTCGGCGTCGTTCCACAACGCGCTGCTGGACCATCTGGCGGTGGCGCGGCCCTCCTCGGCGAGGTCGCTGACGCCCGGCCTGGCCGAGCTGGGCGCGGGCCGGGAGTCGGAGGGGCTGGTCGTGGCGGTGCTCGGGGCGCTGGACCCGCAGGAGGCGCGGACGCTGGCGGCCGTCCGGCGCGGGACCGCGACCTATGTGGCGATCCTGGTGGACCCCCTGGGCGGTGCGGAGACGCGGCGGACGGCCGGGCTGCTGCGGACGGCCGGCTGGCGGGTCGTGACGGTCCGCTCGGCCGCCGAGCTGGCCGCGGCGTGGACGGCGGCGGACCAGGCGGCCGAGGAGTCGGTCCGGGGCGCACGGGGCGGAGGCCGATGA
- a CDS encoding AAA family ATPase — protein sequence MAVGTHGESYANPHPPVPPHGASRNGAPGLEGLAQVAAKIRNAVESVIEGKPTAVRLALTVLLAEGHLLIEDVPGVGKTMLAKALARSIRCSVRRVQFTPDLLPSDITGVSAYNQELREFEFKPGPVFANILVGDEVNRASPKTQSALLECMEERQVTVDGTTYRLESPFMVIATQNPVEMEGTYPLPEAQRDRFTARISMGYPDPAAELEMLDVHGQSSPLDRLTPVADAADVRALVEVVRRVHVAPSVRQYAIDLITATRRHPDLRLGASPRATLQLVRAARAYAALDDRDYVLPDDLQALAVPVLAHRLLPTAEAQLERRLPEQVVADLVNRLPVPAPRR from the coding sequence GTGGCAGTAGGGACGCACGGCGAGTCGTATGCGAACCCCCACCCCCCGGTTCCCCCGCACGGAGCGTCCCGGAACGGCGCGCCCGGCCTGGAGGGCCTGGCGCAGGTCGCCGCCAAGATCCGCAACGCGGTGGAGTCGGTCATCGAGGGCAAGCCGACGGCGGTCCGCCTGGCGCTGACGGTGCTGCTGGCCGAGGGGCACCTGCTGATCGAGGACGTCCCCGGGGTCGGCAAGACCATGCTGGCCAAGGCGTTGGCGCGGTCCATCCGGTGCTCGGTGCGCCGTGTGCAGTTCACCCCCGACCTGCTGCCCAGCGACATCACCGGGGTCAGCGCCTACAACCAGGAGCTGCGCGAGTTCGAGTTCAAGCCGGGGCCGGTGTTCGCCAACATCCTGGTCGGCGACGAGGTCAACCGGGCCTCCCCCAAGACCCAGTCCGCCCTGCTGGAGTGCATGGAGGAGCGCCAGGTCACGGTGGACGGCACCACCTACCGGCTGGAGTCGCCGTTCATGGTGATCGCCACCCAGAACCCGGTGGAGATGGAGGGGACCTATCCGCTGCCCGAGGCGCAGCGCGACCGGTTCACCGCACGGATCTCGATGGGCTACCCGGACCCGGCCGCCGAGCTGGAGATGCTCGACGTGCACGGCCAGTCCTCGCCGCTGGACCGGCTCACCCCGGTCGCCGACGCGGCCGACGTGCGGGCGCTGGTGGAGGTGGTGCGCCGGGTGCACGTGGCGCCGAGCGTGCGGCAGTACGCCATCGACCTGATCACCGCCACCCGCCGCCATCCGGACCTGCGGCTGGGGGCCTCCCCTCGGGCGACGCTGCAGCTGGTGCGGGCCGCCCGCGCCTACGCCGCGCTCGACGACCGCGACTACGTGCTGCCCGACGACCTGCAGGCGCTGGCGGTGCCGGTGCTGGCGCACCGCCTGCTGCCGACCGCCGAGGCCCAGCTGGAACGGCGGCTGCCCGAACAGGTGGTGGCCGACCTGGTGAACCGGCTGCCGGTGCCGGCGCCGCGCCGCTGA
- the mraZ gene encoding division/cell wall cluster transcriptional repressor MraZ, protein MFLGTHTPRLDDKGRLFLPAKYREELSGGLVITKGQERCLYVFPMAEFQRITEALRTAPVTDRGLRAYSRVFFASASDETPDKQGRITIPPALRTYAGLKRDCAVIGANTRLEIWDAQAWESYLEAEEPAFAELSQEVMPGVL, encoded by the coding sequence TTGTTTCTCGGCACCCACACTCCGCGCCTCGACGACAAGGGACGGCTGTTCCTGCCGGCGAAGTACCGCGAGGAGCTGTCGGGGGGATTGGTGATCACGAAGGGCCAGGAGCGCTGCCTCTACGTCTTCCCGATGGCGGAGTTCCAGCGGATCACCGAGGCCCTGCGCACCGCCCCGGTCACCGACCGGGGGCTGCGCGCCTACAGCCGGGTCTTCTTCGCCAGCGCCTCCGACGAGACGCCCGACAAGCAGGGGCGCATCACCATACCGCCGGCCCTGCGCACCTACGCCGGCCTCAAGCGCGACTGCGCCGTCATCGGCGCCAACACCCGCCTGGAGATCTGGGACGCCCAGGCGTGGGAGAGCTACCTGGAGGCCGAGGAGCCTGCCTTCGCCGAGCTTTCCCAGGAGGTGATGCCCGGGGTCCTTTGA